Genomic DNA from Paenibacillus borealis:
CCCCCGGCGCCGTGCTTCCAGAGCAGCATCGACACAGGCTGTGTTAATACCGTAAGCGTTAGCAAGAATCAGAATATCACCCTCGCCTAGACGGTTATCTTCAATAACAAGTGTTCCATAGCCGGGGGTACGTTCAACAGCCATGGAGCGCAGTGCGCCGTTCGAGATCATCGTGCCTTCATCTAATATAGCGCTGATATGCATCAGACCGCCTGCGCGGAAGAAGACTTCGGTCGCATTCATATTGGAATGCCCGCCCGGACCGTACAGATAGACCAGCTTATCCTCTGCAATATGATCCGCGAGCAGCTCCGCCACCTGAAGCAGCTTGTCCCTCGGCTCGCTCCGTATCTCATTCAGCAGCTCCACAATAGTTTCCATATAAGCGGACATAATATCTGACTTTGCGTTCATTTACATTCCTCCTAAAAGTTTTGTAAGCATAAGCTTCCTGAGTCTCTTCGCAAAACTGGCTTCGGAAGCATACGCTTTAAGTTTTGTAAGCATAAGCCCCCTGAGTCTCTTCGCAAAACTGGCTTCGGAAGCATACGCTTTAAGTTTTGTAAGCATAAGCTTCCGCTTGCCTAGAAGATAACAAAGCGGCCGGGCAGAGTAAATCAACTATTTTGCGCAAAACGGCACCGATTTTGACTGATTTGGCCAGCAGCATGCCATGATGTGTGTAAATCGCTGATTGGAACAGCGGCAGGTAAAAATTTTTCTGAACGGGTCAGGATCGTGACTTATGTAAAATTCTTTGCTTTTCTATAATGAGAG
This window encodes:
- a CDS encoding sugar isomerase domain-containing protein, coding for MNAKSDIMSAYMETIVELLNEIRSEPRDKLLQVAELLADHIAEDKLVYLYGPGGHSNMNATEVFFRAGGLMHISAILDEGTMISNGALRSMAVERTPGYGTLVIEDNRLGEGDILILANAYGINTACVDAALEARRRGVITIAVTSVGHAEATPKNHIARHPSGQNLYELCDYVLDSKVKPGDAALHIEGIEPKMGSTSTFANAFLLNSLMMTTAACLGDKGIEVPVWRSGNAPGGDEWNNRFIERFKGRVRWL